Genomic DNA from Eleutherodactylus coqui strain aEleCoq1 chromosome 8, aEleCoq1.hap1, whole genome shotgun sequence:
AtaagggtgtatatatatgaggggtatatagggggtgtatacaggccggtatatacatgggggtgGAGCACTCACGGTACGATCCGTCCTGCCTCTATTATATatggtgaggggtatatatggGTGGATGTATGTagaggatatatatagatatgggtgtatatatatgaggggtATATACATGGGGAGGAGCACTCACGGTACGATCCGTCCTGCCTCTATTATATATGGTATGGGGTATATATAGAtaagggtgtatatatatgaggggtatatatagataagggtatatagatgaggggtatatagggggtgtatacAGGCTGGTATATACATGGGGGTGGAGCACTCACAGTACGATCCGTCCTGCCTCTAATATatggtgaggggtatatatggGTGGGTGTATGTAgaggatatatatagataagggtgtatatatatgaggggtatatagggggtgtatacaggccggtatatacatgggggtgGAGCACTCACGGTACGATCCGTCCTGCCTCTATAATATatggtgaggggtatatatggGTGGATGTATGTagaggatatatatagatatgggttTATAGATGaggggtatatagggggtgtatacAGGCCGGTATATGCATAGGGGTGGAGCACTCACAGTACAATCCATCCTGCCTCTATTATATatggtgaggggtatatatggGTGGATGTAtgtagaggatatatatatatatatatatatatatatatatatatatagatatgggcgtctatatatgaggggtatatagggggtgtatacAGGCCGGTATATACATGGGGGAGGAGCACTCACGGTACGATCCGTCCTGCCTCTATTATATatggtgaggggtatatatgggaggatgtatgtagatatatatagataagggtatatagggggtgtatacAGAACAGTATATACATGGGGGTGGAGCACTCACGGTACGATCTGTCCTGCCTCTATAATATATGGTGaggggtatatagggggtgtatacaggccggtatatacatgggggtgCAGCACTCACGGTACGATCCGTCCTGCCTCTATTATATATGGTGAGGGGTATATATAGataagggtgtatatatatatgaggggtatatagggggtgtatacaggccggtatatacatgggggtggagcactcatggtacaatccgtcctgcctctattatatatggtgaggggtatatatagataagggtgtatatatatgaggggtatatagggggtgtatacaggccggtatatacatgggggtgGAGCACTCACGGTACGATCCGTCCTGCCTCTATTATATatggtgaggggtatatatggGTGGGTGTATGTAgaggatatatatagataagggtgtatatatatatgaggggtatatagggggtgtatacaggccggtatatacatgggggtgGAGCACTCACGGTACGATCCGTCCTGCCTCTATTATATatggtgaggggtatatatggGTGGGTGTAtgtagaggatatatatatagataagggtgtgtatatatatatatatatggggtatatagggggtgtatacaggccggtatatacatgggggtgGAGCACTCACGGTACGATCTGTCCTGCCTCTTATATATGGTGAGGTGTATATATGggtggatggatatatatatatatatatagataagggtaTATAGGGGGCGTATACAGAACAGTATATACATGGAGGTGGAGCACTCACGGTACGATCTGTCCTGCCTCTATAATATATGGTGaggggtatatagggggtgtatacaggccggtatatacatgggggtgGAGCACTCACGGTACGATCCGTCCTGCCTCTATTATATATGGTGAGGGGTATATATAGAtaagggtgtatatatatgaggggtatatagggggtgtatacaggccggtatatacatgggggtgGAGCACTCATGGTACGATCCGTCCTGCCTCTATTATATATGGTGAGGGGTATATATAGAtaagggtgtatatatatgaggggtatatagggggtgtatacaggccggtatatacatgggggtgGAGCACTCACGGTACGATCCGTCCTGCCTCTATTATATatggtgaggggtatatatggGTGGATGTATGTagaggatatatatagatatgggtgtatatatatgaggggtATATACATGGGGAGGAGCACTCACGGTACGATCCGTCCTGCCTCTATTATATATGGTATGGGGTATATATAGAtaagggtgtatatatatgaggggtatatatagataagggtatatagatgaggggtatatagggggtgtatacAGGCTGGTATATACATGGGGGTGGAGCACTCACAGTACGATCCGTCCTGCCTCTAATATatggtgaggggtatatatggGTGGGTGTATGTAgaggatatatatagataagggtgtatatatatgaggggtatatagggggtgtatacaggccggtatatacatgggggtgGAGCACTCACGGTACGATCCGTCCTGCCTCTATAATATatggtgaggggtatatatggGTGGATGTATGTagaggatatatatagatatgggttTATAGATGaggggtatatagggggtgtatacAGGCCGGTATATGCATAGGGGTGGAGCACTCACAGTACAATCCATCCTGCCTCTATTATATatggtgaggggtatatatggGTGGATGTAtgtagaggatatatatatatatatatatatatatatatatatatatagatatgggcgtctatatatgaggggtatatagggggtgtatacAGGCCGGTATATACATGGGGGAGGAGCACTCACGGTACGATCCGTCCTGCCTCTATTATATatggtgaggggtatatatgggaggatgtatgtagatatatatagataagggtatatagggggtgtatacAGAACAGTATATACATGGGGGTGGAGCACTCACGGTACGATCTGTCCTGCCTCTATAATATATGGTGaggggtatatagggggtgtatacaggccggtatatacatgggggtgCAGCACTCACGGTACGATCCGTCCTGCCTCTATTATATATGGTGAGGGGTATATATAGataagggtgtatatatatatgaggggtatatagggggtgtatacaggccggtatatacatgggggtggagcactcatggtacaatccgtcctgcctctattatatatggtgaggggtatatatagataagggtgtatatatatgaggggtatatagggggtgtatacaggccggtatatacatgggggtgGAGCACTCACGGTACGATCCGTCCTGCCTCTATAATATATGGTGAGGGGTATAgaggatatatatagataagggtgtatatatatgaggggtatatagggggtgtatacaggccggtatatacatgggggtgGAGCACTCACGGTACGATCCGTCCTGCCTCTATAATATATGGTGAAGGGTATATATAgaggatatatatagataagggtgtatatatatatgaggggtatatagggggtgtatacAGGCCGGTATATACATGGGGAGGAGCACTCACGGTACGATCCGTCCTGCCTCTAATATatggtgaggggtatatatggGTGGGTGTATGTagaggatatatatagatatgggtgtatatatatatgaggggtatatagggggtgtatacAGGCCGGTATATACATGGGGTGGAGCACTCACGGTACGATCCGTCCTGCCTCTATTCTATATGGTGAGGGGTATATATAGataagggtgtatatatatatgaggggtatatagggggtgtatataggccggtatatacatgggggtgGAGCACTCACGGTATGATCCGTCCTGCCTCATATatggtgaggggtatatatggGTGGATGTATGTAgaggatatatatagataagggtgtatatatatatgaggggtatatagggggtgtatacaggccggtatatacatgggggtgGAGCACTCACGGTATGATCCGTCCTGCCTCTATTATATATGGTGAGGGGTATATATAGAtaagggtgtatatatatgaggggtatatagggggtgtatacaggccggtatatacatgggggtgGAGCACTCACGGTACGATCCGTCCTGCCTCTATTATATATGGGTGGATGTATGTagaggatatatatagatatgggtgTATATATACGAGGGGTATATATAGAtaagggtgtatatatatgaggggtatatagggggtgtatacaggccggtatatacatgggggtgGAGCACTCACGGTACGATCCGTCCTGCCTCTATTATATATGGTGAGGGGTATATATAGGTGGATGTATGTAGAGGGTATATATAGAtaagggtgtatatatatgaggggtATATACAGGCTGGTATATACATGGGGGAGGAGCACTCACGGTACGATCCGTCCTGCCTCTATTATATatggtgaggggtatatatggGAGGATGTATGTAgaggatatatatagataagggtgtatatatatgaggggtatatatagataagggtatatatatgaggggtatatagggggtgtatacaggccggtatatacatgggggtgGAGCACTCACGGTACGATCCGTCCTGCCTCTATTATATATGGTGAGgggtatatatagatatgggtgTATATATAGGGGGTGTATACAGGCCGGTATATACATGGGGTGGAGCACTCACGGTACGATCCGTCCTGCCTCTATTATATATGGTGAGGGGTATATATAGAtaagggtgtatatatatgaggggtatatagggggtgtatacAGGCCGGTATATACATGGAGGGGCACTCACGGTACGATCCGTCCTGCCTCTTGCAGGAGTACGTGGCTCCGATCTGTACGACCACATCTTCCTCCACGTCCCCGTCGTCGCCATCTCCCCCGTCATCATTCTCGTCCTCGTCGTCCATGGGCTCCTCGGGATTGTTGTCCTCCTCCCCGGccgcctggacgtctttcttctccatctctgaggaGCTTTCGGACTGCACTACAGAGGCCATAGCGGCGGAGCACGTGACGTGGGAGAGCGGGAACCTGCGCGGCGGGGGCCTAGAAACTATCACCTCACACGGCGGAGGGGAGCCTGAAAACTATCACCTCACAAGCTGGAGGGGAGCTTAGAAACCTATCACCTCACTTGCAAGAGGGAACCTGAAAACCGCGTGGCGAGAGCGCCGGCCGGGCCTGGAAGGAGGATGACGAGCAAAAGACAACGGCGATGTGAGGCAGCACCTTCTCTATCAGCGCTCTCCAGGACTGACTGCACATGCGCTGCTTCTACACAAAGCTTTGGGAGGAGCTTAGCTCGGAAAAAGATGGCTGCCTTCAGGCGGCAGATGCGCTGCAAATGTGCCCCATTTAAAAATGGCCGCCACGCCCTGGCGTGTAACACTTACCACGTGACCGGTGACGCACTTCCGGTAGTTGATCGTGGCCTATGTTTGGGTGAGGGACCTGTAGTGGCAGTTCTATCCCCGAGGAGAAGCATTGTGGTCTGCGAGAAGCTGTGCGGCCCGCGGTGTGGGCAGGCTGGGGAGCGGAGCCGCTGCTCTCCGGGACGGAAGTACTGGGGGGGAGTGACGTCATatgccctggtcatgtgattgatGAGGTAATGAAGGAGTCTACCCCCTGGTAGAGGACTACAACTCtcaccattgcctgtactgtgtgttttctgaatgcCCTCCACCCACCGCCGTAATAGAATTCTCTAACGTAGATGTGAACagaggcctaaaggggttttctgagaccccCAGCAGTGGGGTGAGGGGGGACGGGGTATGTAGTAGATAAAATAATGTACTTCCCCGCTCGCCACTGCTTCGGTTTTCTGCCAGGGGTCCTTTACCCGGTGTGACCGCTGCAGTCAATGGGAGGCCGGcggtgatgtcatcagtgacttCCTGTAAACCTGCGGTCTGCATTAGAtgcccatgtgacaggtttacgggacgtcagacccccggcggtccgccaCCGCCGCGGTGAGTATACTACTTGCATATAAGTATAGCGCAGGGAGAGTAGGAACTGGGGAACCCCTTTTCCACGTATCGCCATACGTGTCCGTACGGTTCGCCGAGCGTTTATGTAAAAACGCATCCGACTTTGACCGTCTTTATTTTAAGCAAAGTTTTGTAAAGGATcaaaagttttagtttttttcttattttaatgatttgagaaaaaaaacccgTACCCATCAAACATGCGGAGATGTGACGCTTTATATCTTAATGACTAATTAACAGAAGGTACACGGCGGGCGTACTGGTGcagttttttcccccacatgctaCACGTTTGTGCTCCGTGCTTCTCTAACTCCCCACCcccctggggaaaaaaaagtcttaAACCGATTATCGGCGGCGCGGACGGTCCGCAGTATTGTGCACCTACCTAAAACATAGAACATTTGCGCTCAGATGAGCAGATAGCGAACGCGATTTTTCACGCGCAGATAtaaaatcgcagcgtgttctatttttctgcggaacggcttccattgaagtgaatggaagccatccaaccctcAGCCCATCCGCGGTCCGAGCGTCcgtggtcatccacaatacagaaagaGGAGGTGCGCAGGGCCGACGGGCGGGGTCAGTGCCGGATTCCGTCATGGACCCCCTATGTGGAATCCGAATTGTCTGTGTGCCGCCGGCCTGTGTCTGACCACTCTGTCCTCGGGGGCCGCTGTGCTTCACTACGCCGTCTTGTATAAATCTACATGCGCCCGTTGGCTAAGACCTGATGTGAACGCCCTCCTATACACACATCCGCTTTACACCGCGCCATTCCCTGCGCCGCTCACCTGCCCACATTATAATGCCATAAACGGATGGAAACCACGTCCGGTAGAGACCGAGGGGGGCGCCATTTGGCTCCCTAAAATCTGTGGTTCTGTCTGAATACCATTTCTGGAAGTTCTGAGGGAATCGGAGACTGAAAGCCACAATGTAGTTGAAGATCCAAATCCAACTCTTATCTGCCATCTTGATTGTAGAAATGGTTGTCCGGAGTCTGAACTTTGTGTCCCGTGATTCCAGACCCCACAGATCACCTCTATGAGGCGCTGTACTTCTGGAGGTGATTCTGTATTGTGAGGCCCAGGAGAGGCGAGGCCTGTACCCTGCGCAGCAGCACGCAGTGTGTCGCAGGCAGTGTGTAAGCTCCAGCCCCCTACAGGGAGGGACAGGCATGGCTGCTGGCGCTCATCCTGCATCGTCCACAGGGCCGTACAGATCTGCAGTTGTCACTTGGGGATTTGCGAGGCTGCCATGTCCCTAGCCTTATGATACGACGTGTGGGACGGAGAATAGATGGGCACTGGGTTCTTGGTGGAGGGACGGGCAGAGGAGGCAGCATTACAGGAGCCGGAGGAGAGCTGCAAGTATGTAGCAGAGGAGTCAAAGGGGTTGTTCAACAGAATGGTAGCCATCCTTGCTGCATATGCGAAACCCGCTGCTCCCTTCCTCCTGGTTTAGAGATGCCTTCAGCCGTCCTAGGATGTGCCTCACGTATCTGTTAATTTGTCCTCCTGGAGGACCCCTTTAACCCCATCAGTGGCAGTCCTGGAAATTTTCCGTGAGTggttccactgcccatagtgatatagcctggaagatttctaggcaatgtttcactatgggagctgcagagcacaatgctataAGCGGTGGCATCGTGTTCTGCACACACaccgcctgcacagtcccacagagaaccagtgcaggactttaaaaaaagaagcgggaagatATAACCGATCTGCTGACAACTACCCgcttctttttttgaactcctgcactgtttacatgttgccatggagaccattggcttgtccgatggtccccgtggcagggagagctggtgatcagCTGTCAGAGGCTAGCTGGGCAGCAGCTTCTACAGCGGAGaacagagaaaacctccaatcgctgctgtttaaccctttacatgccacggtctgtgcgaccgcagcatgtaaagtgctGACAGAGTGAGGGGGCTTCCTCTGTCACCATCGGATCtcctgcaatgtgatcagggggtcctgatgcgtctctgtggcacccggaggcttgaatatagccttcgGATCTGCCAGCTGAATTAGGCTATGACACTCAGCGCGTCGtagctaaagatgagcgagcacgctcggataagtcagttactcgcgTGATCCTCGCTCTTCtccagtaactgcattcttgtccgagcgtgctacTAAATTACACATGTGGCATCCCtgcgttcataatgacccagaggggGAAGGTAGGCCATGATTTAGTCTGCAGGGTGCAcggcatggaaaaaaaatgaaacgtggcaaaaatagctaatttagcctCTCACCCTACAAAAACCGGAATAGAAAGTGATGAAAATGCTGCacagatcaacaaatggtactaataaaaagtccAACTCGCGTGCAGGAGTGTGAATGGATCCGTGCAAATCAACGTCATGTCATTGACTGCATTCACCGCGTGTTACACACATGTACATCGCACGATGAATACGCTATCACATtctgctcgtgtgagcccggcctttacATACTTAGATGCTCCAAGGCGAGGTTTGTGCCATCCAACCTGATAGCTCAGTACCTGCCTGTAATAAACCAGGCTGCCTCTAGGTGGAGCTCTGAGCACATGTATCGTCTCTGCTGCCCAGTATACTCATTGGCCACATTGCACTGAATCGGCTGTGCtgatgggatttttttaaaattaattaattttttttgtctgtaaTGATCCACTTTCGTCACCGTGAGTCTCCCTGGGGCACCGTTCTAGTCGCTGACTCCAGTTTTGCTGTATTTGAGTGTAAGATAGTCTTAAATTCTACCTCTTGTACCAGCCTTATGGGGGATGGTACATCCCGTTTCCCCATTCTTTACACTGCTGCTCTACTTGTTCAGCTTCAGCTTGTGCCTATACAAGTAACCAGCAGGCGTCAGATCTTATAACCTGCAGTAATGACCGGCACACTGCCGGGGGAAGCGGTCAGCGGTGGGGGAAGcgggcagcggtgtcacccgcagccTTCCTATACggttgggtcacacaaggttaaTCTGCATCCCATCACATCGAGTGGGAGTCCGCAGCGTGGTCTGTATGGCCTGGATGGATTCACATCTGTGCGGAAGGAGGTAGCAggtcacttcttgatgtggattCCATCAGGGAAATGGCGAAGAATCCACATTAGGGATTCCGCATGCAAAAAATCCATTGAAAAGGACTATATCTGCATGCGGTTCCGCGGCCGATTGTTTgcaaagctgtggcagaaatctgaAACTCATGTACACATGGGGAGCTTTATCTTATGTTACTGACCTATTCTTATCCTATGTACATTACAATTAGAGGGCATtgtcttgtactccagtcacacccagagcagCATTCAGAGTTCTCCCAGGCTGCAGAACAGGAAATCTCCCTGTTTTTCCTACTATTTCTATTCTGTGTTGTGGTGCAGGAGCAAAATAAACTGCATCTTTCACCATGCAATGCAGCAGAGCGGTGCATTATGGGATACTGTCTGTTCGGCCATCAGGTGACCTGTGCACACCTGTATGTATGCTACTATTATATACCAGGTCTGTATATTCATGTTCATGCCTGTATTGTATGTTCTCAGTAGTAGCCATGGATGATTCCATTCCGGAGGAGCACAAGTctgtgccggcgggggagaaccAGCACCATCCGTACCCACCCCACGAGGATGGCTTGGAGCAAGGAAGCATTAAAGACGAGGAGGACGACGAGGTTGTGTCCGGAGGAGAAACTGCGCCCACAGGAGGGAGAGACCCGGAGGTGACGGTGGAGATCGGAGAGACTTACCTGTGCCGGAGGGCAGACAACACCTGGCGTAAGACCACCGTCCATAATGGTTATGGGGTACTAGTGTGGAGCGCAGACGTTCCTGAGGGGAGAAGGAAGGCTTCTTGCCACCTCTTAGTCTATATAAAGTGTTGTAATGGCGCTCGTCTCACTTTCAGACTCGGCAGAGGTGATCCAGTCGCGGCTGAATGAGCAGGAAGGAAGAGAAGAGTTCTATGTGCACTACGTGGGCTGTAAGTATCCGTAGGCTTCACCATCGTATTCTTGGGTGCCGGACCACCATGGGACCTTTTGTTCTACTCCCCCATCTTTCTCTCTAGTTAACCGGCGTTTGGACGAGTGGGTGGATAAAAATCGCCTTGCGTTAACCAAGACTGCCAAGGACGCAGTTCAGAAGAACACCGATCAATACTTGAATGAACTGTCCGAGCAGCCAGAGAGGAAAATCACCCGAAACCAGAAGAGGAAACACGATGAAATCAACCACGTGCAGAAGGTGAAGTGTTCATCAATGGGCAACCAAACTCTGGTGGTTTTGCGTTATTTGAAATGTACCATCCTCACATTTAAAACGGGTGATAATTGTGACAACGGGGGCGGCCCCGTGTCTCCCGTCCCGTAATCGGGCACAAACGTTCATTCAGGTGTTGTTTTGCCCGATTGTTGGACAGTGATGAGCAGATGTAAGACGTTATGGAGTCTTTTACACGGCCCGATGACCGGGTAAGAACGTTACTTGGACCTTCATTTGTCCGATTATCAGGCCGTGTAAAAGTGCAAATGATCAGCCGGCAAAGGCTCATCTGTCGTCTGATCGCCCAGTTACGCAAGCATAAAAAATTCTTGCTCATCTCTCCGTGTAAACATGAAGGCGTGCGGCTGACTGAAGATGGCTGGATTTCCCTTGGTATTCTtggtggggctcattcacacaatcgCATTTTACCAGTCTGTGTGATGCCGGCACGGCCGCACACAGCAGGATGTGCACTACGCATTGCCACGTATATCTCACACAGGCGCAGTCTTTTTCTTAATTCCCTCTCTTTTGTAGTGGGGTTGCGTATGTATCGTCCCCCCTACACAATGTATTGAGTATGGACAGCGTTGCACATGCTGCCCACTGAGAAGAATAGAGCTCACGCTGCGTGTTACGTAGAGAAATTAAGCAGGCTGCAATATTTTTCTCGTGTATCGACACGCAGTGTTGCACGCTAATATGAATGGATCAATTaaaatccatttactttcattgactcttcACCACGTATCACGCGCCTAAATGCTCCGAAAACATGGTCATGTGATTGATCCCTTAGGTGCTGGTCACATGACTCTCTGCACACTGCCATGTCTGCCAGGTTGGGTCTTTACTAATCCCAGTCTCCATATCTTTTCCAGACTTATGCAGAGATGGATCCCACCACAGCGGCGCTGGAGAAGGAGCACGAGGCGGTGAGTGACGCCGCAGGTCATGGTGTATATGCCTCACTACACCTTTGTTCTCTTTCtaacgcctttttttttttaccctttaatCTCCAGATCACAAAGGTTAAATACGTGGACAAGATCCACATTGGAAACTATGAAATCGATGCTTGGTACTTCTCTCCATTCCCAGAGGATTATGGGAAGCAGCCAAAGCTGTGGGTGTGCGAGTATTGTCTGAAGTATATGAAGTTCGAGAAGAGTTATCGCTACCATCTGGTAAGAAACAGCAATGCCTTTCTTCTTGCATAACCTGCACATGATAAGTGGAcgcattgcagctgatctgcataCGGTAACAGGAAACGTAAACGCTTAAAGCTACTTGGCGGCTGCACGCCTCTAAAGAGGAGGTACGATACGGCCTCTGACCAGCGCACCCTTTGGGGTCGTTCAGCGGTGATTTTCCGGTGAGAGACTCCTTTTTAAGTCAATGTAAGGGAACAATTTTAAGACACTGTTTTGATTATACTTAATTATCACATTCAGGACACGTGAAAATCCTTCTTGAAAGGCCGCCGCATCCTATTCAGCGAAGCAGCTGCTGGGTGAAATCCGTATTTCAGCTGTTTAGATGCTGCAGATATTGTACCTGATGGGCTTGAGGCATAGTGCGCTGGGATTGGGCATGATGAGAAGCTGAAGGCAGCTATTTGCTCCGGGGGATGGATTCTCTGCAGTGTGCCAACTCCTGGCCAAGACCCAATGGAAAAAGGGCAGAGGCAAGAAAAGTTATCGG
This window encodes:
- the KAT8 gene encoding histone acetyltransferase KAT8, translated to MDDSIPEEHKSVPAGENQHHPYPPHEDGLEQGSIKDEEDDEVVSGGETAPTGGRDPEVTVEIGETYLCRRADNTWHSAEVIQSRLNEQEGREEFYVHYVGFNRRLDEWVDKNRLALTKTAKDAVQKNTDQYLNELSEQPERKITRNQKRKHDEINHVQKTYAEMDPTTAALEKEHEAITKVKYVDKIHIGNYEIDAWYFSPFPEDYGKQPKLWVCEYCLKYMKFEKSYRYHLGLCQWRQPPGKEIYRKNNISVYEVDGKDHKIYCQNLCLLAKLFLDHKTLYFDVEPFVFYILTEVDRQGAHIVGYFSKEKESPDGNNVACILTLPPYQRRGYGKFLIAFSYELSKLENTVGSPEKPLSDLGKLSYRSYWSWVLLEILRDFRGTLSIKDLSRMTSITQNDIIGTLQSLNMVKYWKGQHVICVTPKLVEEHLKSAQYKKPPITVDSLNLKWAPPKHKLIKASKK